GAAAATGAAATCTACTTTTTTGATTCCAAGCTTCGAAATCTAAACCGGAATAAAAAATTTCCGTTTGAGGATAATCTTGCAAACATTGAAACGCCCAGCTGAGACAAGATTCGTCTTCTACAAAAACTTTTTTTAGGGGGCGTTTTTCTGTGGAATCGCAGTAGATTTTTTTAGAGGTTCTAAATGCGTTTGCAATTGTTTTGAACCCATACTTACATTTTCCAGAAAAAATCAAAGAATCTCCGTTTCGGAATATAAAGAAAAATTTATTGTTTATAATTTTATTTTTTGAGGGAAACCAATTCGGAGACTTATAGAGTAATACGTGGATTCCTAAAATTGTAAGAAAAAATAGAATACAAAAAATCGGATACCATCTTTTTCCGAACGTTTTATGTTTGTTTAAAGTAGAATATTCCGGTTTTTGAATTTTATGATTTGTGTTTTTCGATTTATCGTTTAGAGCCCCTGAGTTTTTTTGAAAAGCGGACAGGATCTGTTTTTGGAATGAAATCTTTGTTTTGAACATTTCCGGATTTGAATCACGAAGTAGAGGTGTTTCTTTTTTATAGTTTGGAAATAAAAGCACATTCTTTTTTTGTCTTATTGGTGATGGACACAATTGTATATTTTGTTTTATGAATATTATATTTTTTGAATTAAAAATCTGATTATACGGGAGTCGATCTTTGGAATACGTTTGTTGAGATTCTCTTATATCGATGGAAATTGATTCGCTTTGTAAACTTGTCGTTTTGTTTTCTGTAAATTTTTCGTATGAACTCAGTGTTTCTTTTTTTATGGATCGTTTGGCGTCTCTGATATAATTTTTTTCTATAAAATAAGAATAGTAGAATATTTTTATACACAGTAAGATCCAACCTATGATTCCTATCCAGGCTGCGTCTTTCATTTCCTTATAAAAACCGAGCGGTTTGGATAAGTTTTCTGATAAGTATATTAGAATTTGAATTAAGAATTCTGTAATGGACCAAATCGGTTCTGTTAATAAGATTAGTTTTGTTTTTTGTATAAGTAGAGAAAGATAAAGAATCGGAAGAAGTATTCCCGCTAAAGGAACCATGATTAAGTTGAGAAGAATGGATCCGAAACTGTAAGATTCAAACGAAAGGAGTAGGACGGGCATCGTGCCGAGTCCGGCAGAAAATGAAATCGATAAATTTTCTTTTAAAAAATAGGATATTTTATTTTCATCGGAAAGAAAATTACAGGCGATCTTAATTGGATAAGAAAAGAAGAATATTCCTGCCACAGCTCCAAAAGAAAGACAAAACGAAACCGAATAAAATCGAGTAGGATCTACGAGCCATAAAATCCAGGCTGAACCGAGCAATAGATCGACTGGTCGTAATTTACGAAAGAATAATCCTTGGAATAACAGCATTCCTGCAAATATCCAGGCTCTTGCGAGTGAAGTCGGATAACCCAAAGCGGACAGATAAAAAAAACCTGTAAGAAGCGGAATGATTCTAGGTATGTTGTATCCTAAACTGGGAATCAAACTTAAAAGTCGGAATTGAACTCCCATTAAAATTCCGAGATGTAATCCAGAGGCGGCAAACAAATGCAGAATTCCTCCTTCTTTTGCTTTCGTTTTAAATTCTTGAGAAAGTTGTTTGGATTCTCCAAAAATAAGTCCTAAAGCGATTCGATTGGAATTTTTTTCTAGTTCCGCTTCTTTTAAATCCAGTAAAATTTGTTCTCTGAATTTTTCTTGGAAAATCTTTTCCGGTTTTCCAAACGGATTTTTTTGGGAAACGTTGAAAGACTTTTTTTGCGGGTTTATGAGGAATTTTTCCGGAAAAGCAGTTAAAGCATATAAAAGAAAAAATATTCCAAAAATAAAATATTCTGAAATTTGAAATCGTTTTTTTAAAAATCGACTGATTGAAAATAAAACGATCGTGGAGCCGATCCAGAGTAGGACGGTTCCGGGAAAAATTAGGTCTATAACGATTCCTGTAAGTGTTCCGAGTGAAAATTTCGAAAATGGAGAACAAGGAATCCAATTTCTAATATGTTTTTCCATACCTTTTTACGGTTATTGGTCCGATCGTTTTGGAAGTATTTTTGCCGATTTTTTTTGCAGAAATGTGGGAGTGATAGTTGCAGATAAATTTTGAGAATGAGGGAACTCTAATTACAATAAATAGATATTTAAATGTCCGTAATGCGACTTAATCTGTGGGAACTACCACAAATCTATATTTTACGGTAAAACTTTGAAATGTGGGTTCCACTGTTTTGAGTCTTTAAAAATTAGGATCAAACATTTTTATAGATGAATGTAGGAGTTCTTACTTTTAGAAAGATGTTTCTCTTATATCGAATTCACGTTAATTTAGAGATACGTA
Above is a window of Leptospira kirschneri serovar Cynopteri str. 3522 CT DNA encoding:
- a CDS encoding ComEC/Rec2 family competence protein, with the translated sequence MEKHIRNWIPCSPFSKFSLGTLTGIVIDLIFPGTVLLWIGSTIVLFSISRFLKKRFQISEYFIFGIFFLLYALTAFPEKFLINPQKKSFNVSQKNPFGKPEKIFQEKFREQILLDLKEAELEKNSNRIALGLIFGESKQLSQEFKTKAKEGGILHLFAASGLHLGILMGVQFRLLSLIPSLGYNIPRIIPLLTGFFYLSALGYPTSLARAWIFAGMLLFQGLFFRKLRPVDLLLGSAWILWLVDPTRFYSVSFCLSFGAVAGIFFFSYPIKIACNFLSDENKISYFLKENLSISFSAGLGTMPVLLLSFESYSFGSILLNLIMVPLAGILLPILYLSLLIQKTKLILLTEPIWSITEFLIQILIYLSENLSKPLGFYKEMKDAAWIGIIGWILLCIKIFYYSYFIEKNYIRDAKRSIKKETLSSYEKFTENKTTSLQSESISIDIRESQQTYSKDRLPYNQIFNSKNIIFIKQNIQLCPSPIRQKKNVLLFPNYKKETPLLRDSNPEMFKTKISFQKQILSAFQKNSGALNDKSKNTNHKIQKPEYSTLNKHKTFGKRWYPIFCILFFLTILGIHVLLYKSPNWFPSKNKIINNKFFFIFRNGDSLIFSGKCKYGFKTIANAFRTSKKIYCDSTEKRPLKKVFVEDESCLSWAFQCLQDYPQTEIFYSGLDFEAWNQKSRFHFLKSKPIREISISHRSKILFFHTKKDSLFQLAQKTKIGSGWILLETPFGNQEDSKVWNRNRKLLGLTESWVFLEKDELQRIPISESF